Proteins encoded by one window of Teretinema zuelzerae:
- the purH gene encoding bifunctional phosphoribosylaminoimidazolecarboxamide formyltransferase/IMP cyclohydrolase, with amino-acid sequence MKKRALISVFYKDGVLELAQYLASKGWEILSTGGTKKHLADAGVPVTDVSAVTGFPECLDGRVKTLHPKIHAGILGIRNNPEHAKTMEDLGVDPIDLVCVNLYPFFEKVQAGLSFEETVEFIDIGGPTMLRSAAKNHDDVLVLTEAADYAEVMAELDAAGQDTQKVSRDLKRRLAGKVFNLTSAYDAAVARFMLGEAAAPASGKSPLWPEYFTVPYKKAQSLRYGENGHQQAALYLNADSVGAFGGMKQLQGKELSYNNMRDLDIAWKAACAYGEFMKSLPEAFPAAPETKAPVICVALKHNTPCGAALGKTVLEAYQRTFLVDPVSIFGGIVGCNTIIDATAASEMIKTFLEVVVAPGFTAEALEIFSAKKNLRLVQAETKPNAITETLSVDGGILVQERDNTLFSDWKVVTEKAPTAEQAADMAFGMTMALFVKSNAIVVVKDRVAVGLAGGQVNRIWPTEQSLARAKILTDAGLPCLDGKTSTGGAEVMISDAFFPFADCVEMAAKYGIKAIVQPGGSMRDQESIDAANRLGIAMVFTGTRHFKH; translated from the coding sequence ATGAAAAAGCGCGCACTGATCAGCGTATTCTATAAGGACGGAGTGCTCGAGCTGGCACAGTATCTTGCCTCGAAAGGATGGGAGATACTTTCCACCGGCGGAACGAAAAAGCATTTAGCCGACGCAGGAGTTCCCGTCACGGACGTAAGCGCCGTCACCGGATTTCCCGAATGTCTCGACGGGCGGGTAAAAACCCTCCACCCCAAGATACACGCAGGCATTCTCGGAATACGCAACAACCCCGAACACGCGAAAACAATGGAGGACCTCGGAGTAGATCCCATCGATCTGGTGTGCGTCAACCTCTATCCTTTTTTTGAAAAAGTACAGGCGGGCCTTTCGTTTGAAGAAACGGTCGAATTCATAGACATCGGCGGACCGACGATGCTCCGTTCAGCCGCGAAAAATCACGACGACGTTCTGGTGCTCACCGAAGCGGCCGACTATGCCGAAGTCATGGCAGAACTCGACGCGGCCGGACAGGATACGCAGAAGGTTTCGAGAGACCTCAAGCGCCGGCTCGCCGGAAAGGTATTCAACCTGACGAGCGCATACGACGCGGCGGTTGCCCGCTTTATGCTGGGCGAAGCCGCAGCTCCAGCATCCGGAAAATCGCCGTTATGGCCCGAATACTTCACCGTTCCGTACAAGAAAGCCCAGTCTCTACGCTACGGCGAAAACGGCCATCAACAGGCGGCGCTCTACCTCAACGCAGATTCAGTCGGGGCCTTCGGCGGAATGAAGCAGCTCCAGGGTAAAGAACTTTCCTACAACAACATGAGAGATCTCGACATCGCGTGGAAGGCGGCCTGCGCCTACGGCGAGTTCATGAAATCCCTGCCCGAAGCATTCCCCGCCGCTCCCGAAACGAAGGCTCCGGTGATCTGCGTTGCGCTCAAGCACAATACGCCCTGCGGAGCGGCTCTCGGAAAAACCGTTCTCGAAGCATATCAGCGAACCTTCCTGGTCGACCCGGTGTCGATCTTCGGAGGAATAGTCGGATGCAACACGATCATCGACGCAACGGCGGCCTCGGAAATGATTAAAACCTTCCTTGAAGTCGTCGTAGCGCCCGGGTTTACCGCCGAAGCCCTCGAGATATTCTCCGCGAAAAAGAATCTCCGCCTCGTGCAGGCCGAAACAAAGCCGAACGCCATTACCGAAACGCTCAGCGTGGACGGGGGCATCCTGGTACAGGAACGCGACAACACCCTTTTTTCAGACTGGAAGGTGGTTACCGAAAAAGCTCCCACCGCCGAACAGGCCGCCGACATGGCATTCGGAATGACTATGGCGCTTTTCGTCAAGTCGAACGCGATAGTCGTGGTAAAAGACAGGGTCGCGGTCGGGCTCGCCGGCGGCCAGGTGAACCGCATATGGCCGACCGAGCAATCCCTTGCCCGGGCTAAAATCCTGACGGACGCGGGCCTCCCCTGCCTCGACGGAAAAACATCCACCGGAGGCGCAGAGGTTATGATCTCTGACGCCTTCTTCCCCTTTGCCGATTGCGTCGAAATGGCCGCGAAGTACGGAATCAAGGCGATCGTCCAGCCGGGAGGCTCCATGCGCGACCAGGAATCCATAGACGCGGCGAACCGCCTGGGGATCGCGATGGTATTCACCGGAACGCGCCACTTCAAGCACTGA
- the purE gene encoding 5-(carboxyamino)imidazole ribonucleotide mutase — translation MKVTIFFGSKSDTDTMKKAAAVLREFGVDYSSYIISAHRAGELLAETVAAAEADGTEVIIAGAGLAAHLPGVIASMTVLPVIGVPLDGGKVGGLDALLSIVQMPKQIPVATVGLDNAANAAYLACEILAIKYPELKAKLKAFRAALKQEIAAEGGKGVSI, via the coding sequence ATGAAAGTAACCATTTTTTTCGGATCAAAATCAGACACAGACACCATGAAGAAGGCCGCAGCCGTGCTCAGGGAGTTCGGCGTCGACTATTCTTCATATATCATTTCAGCGCACCGCGCGGGCGAACTCCTGGCTGAAACCGTAGCCGCGGCCGAAGCCGACGGAACGGAAGTCATCATCGCCGGCGCAGGCCTGGCCGCGCATCTTCCCGGAGTCATCGCCTCGATGACGGTTCTCCCGGTCATCGGAGTTCCCCTCGACGGGGGAAAGGTCGGCGGACTCGACGCCCTTCTATCCATTGTTCAAATGCCCAAGCAAATCCCGGTCGCAACCGTCGGACTCGACAACGCGGCGAACGCCGCGTACCTCGCCTGCGAAATTCTCGCCATTAAATATCCCGAACTCAAGGCGAAGCTCAAGGCTTTCAGGGCCGCATTAAAACAGGAAATAGCCGCTGAAGGCGGTAAGGGAGTATCAATATGA
- a CDS encoding nucleotide exchange factor GrpE, translated as MKKTSEHDFEPTRPVEQTRAEEKTDAVKADAAPPAAESAGPSTESASEETPSAGQVPDSEARIAELQKLNSDLQDQYLRKAADFDNYRKRMIREKQEAIDYANTNLLLDLIETLDNFDRAIDAAGSHEPGTPAASFADGVGMIRTQLAGKLESKYGLAYYPSVGTAFDPNIHEAIGTVQSPEATEPVVQEEYVKGYKLKDKVVRLAKVIVKMPAPAEN; from the coding sequence ATGAAGAAGACTTCTGAACATGATTTTGAGCCGACCAGGCCCGTCGAACAAACCAGGGCCGAAGAGAAAACGGATGCTGTCAAGGCCGACGCGGCGCCTCCTGCGGCAGAAAGCGCCGGGCCTTCCACGGAAAGCGCCTCCGAAGAGACCCCTTCCGCGGGACAGGTTCCCGACTCCGAAGCGAGAATCGCCGAGCTGCAGAAGCTCAACAGCGATCTTCAGGATCAGTATCTGCGAAAGGCGGCGGATTTCGACAATTACCGCAAGCGGATGATCCGCGAAAAGCAGGAAGCCATCGATTACGCGAATACGAACCTCCTGCTGGATCTGATTGAAACTCTGGATAACTTCGACCGCGCGATAGACGCTGCCGGTTCCCACGAACCCGGAACCCCCGCGGCCTCTTTCGCCGACGGGGTGGGGATGATCAGAACCCAGCTGGCGGGAAAACTGGAGTCGAAATACGGATTGGCGTATTACCCTTCCGTCGGCACTGCCTTCGACCCCAATATCCACGAGGCGATCGGAACCGTTCAATCTCCCGAAGCAACCGAGCCGGTTGTTCAGGAAGAGTATGTGAAAGGCTACAAGCTGAAAGATAAAGTGGTTCGCCTCGCCAAGGTGATAGTCAAGATGCCGGCGCCTGCGGAAAACTGA
- a CDS encoding DUF2147 domain-containing protein encodes MMKRLIACCLIMAAALGAVSAADKVEGFWKSVDEEGKVTAAWRIYEKGGKLFGEIISVPNQDPKEIATACTGTYKNFPVPGDVSKMTVRNTPFIFNLAKKGEGQWEGGNIIDPKDGKMYKCKIAFRAKDGKKFTTDVLEMRGEIGMGIGRSQFWVRTTEDEIAALN; translated from the coding sequence ATGATGAAACGGTTAATAGCATGTTGTCTGATCATGGCGGCGGCGCTCGGCGCGGTCTCGGCGGCGGACAAGGTAGAAGGATTCTGGAAAAGCGTCGACGAAGAAGGAAAGGTCACTGCGGCATGGCGGATTTATGAAAAGGGCGGAAAGCTCTTCGGCGAAATAATCTCCGTTCCGAATCAGGATCCGAAAGAGATCGCGACCGCATGCACGGGAACCTACAAAAACTTCCCGGTTCCCGGCGACGTGAGCAAAATGACGGTGAGAAATACGCCGTTTATTTTCAATCTGGCCAAAAAGGGCGAGGGACAATGGGAAGGCGGCAACATCATCGATCCGAAAGACGGAAAGATGTATAAATGTAAAATCGCATTCCGCGCTAAGGACGGAAAGAAATTCACGACCGATGTTCTGGAGATGCGCGGAGAAATCGGAATGGGAATCGGCCGCAGCCAGTTCTGGGTAAGAACGACGGAAGATGAAATCGCCGCTCTGAATTGA
- a CDS encoding magnesium transporter CorA family protein, translating to MITLWKQENRKLVETDNREGRIWVDARNVTREDIRTLEADYGIDTEIIMDILDQDELSRIDREDDYTLMIVRLPIFISANEVSYFTIPLGILLFPEMIVTICWADCEVLNDLTNNRVRGLSLGDLPAFVVRVLTRADLIFLRYLKEINRRSNSIELELQKSVRNNELIQLLNLEKSLTYFTTSLKSNQLLFEKLMKTRLIQLDEEDRDWLEDVAIDNRQAIEMADIYSNILSGMMDAFASVISNNLSIVMKRLTVINLVLMIPTMITSFFGMNVRLPFSDMDMLISVPAILGICLLSSFLAMFLLRDKKPRRKDADAAERKRLRRKNRAVQV from the coding sequence ATGATAACCCTTTGGAAACAGGAAAACCGCAAACTGGTCGAGACGGATAACCGCGAAGGCCGCATCTGGGTCGACGCGCGCAACGTCACCAGAGAAGACATCCGCACGCTCGAAGCGGATTACGGCATCGATACGGAAATCATCATGGACATCCTCGACCAGGACGAGCTTTCCCGCATCGACCGCGAGGACGACTACACCCTCATGATCGTCCGCCTCCCCATATTCATCTCCGCGAACGAGGTGAGCTACTTCACCATCCCCCTCGGAATCCTGCTGTTTCCCGAAATGATCGTGACCATCTGCTGGGCCGACTGCGAGGTGCTCAACGATCTGACGAACAACCGGGTGCGCGGACTTTCGCTCGGCGATTTGCCTGCCTTCGTCGTCCGCGTGCTGACGAGAGCCGACCTCATATTCTTGCGCTACCTGAAGGAAATCAACCGACGCTCGAATTCAATCGAACTGGAGCTTCAGAAATCGGTGCGGAACAACGAACTGATTCAGCTTCTCAATCTTGAAAAATCGCTTACCTACTTTACGACGAGCCTGAAAAGCAACCAGCTGCTTTTTGAAAAACTGATGAAGACTCGCCTCATCCAGCTGGACGAGGAAGACCGGGACTGGCTCGAAGACGTCGCAATAGACAACCGCCAGGCCATCGAAATGGCCGACATCTACAGCAACATCCTTTCCGGAATGATGGACGCGTTCGCTTCCGTCATCTCGAACAATCTTTCGATAGTAATGAAGCGGCTCACCGTCATCAACCTGGTGCTCATGATCCCGACGATGATCACCAGCTTCTTCGGCATGAACGTACGGCTGCCCTTCTCTGATATGGACATGTTGATATCGGTTCCCGCGATATTGGGAATCTGCCTGCTGTCGTCGTTTTTGGCCATGTTCCTGCTCAGGGATAAAAAACCCAGGCGCAAGGACGCCGACGCCGCTGAACGAAAACGGCTGAGGCGTAAAAACCGCGCCGTCCAGGTATAA
- the nudC gene encoding NAD(+) diphosphatase has product MEPIDQYIFRSSEIFLTHNNTVPAEIPAKFRDSVIDSLDMVLAGRPARAVLLQETQPKSAVVSSSVSGPPHQADEDGVWMRLRAVLASDDPACRALVSPASRALGLLNWHHSTRFCSRCGTPLSAHPSEIALRCESCSSVYFPRISPAIIVLVHKGNDVLLARHANRNQDVWACLAGFLEHGETLEECVAREVYEETGVRIRNARYAGSQSWPYPDQHMVAFHAEWDSGEIRVDPAEISEARWFPWNDLPAHPQQGTVAWNLIHGIFPQQFKK; this is encoded by the coding sequence ATGGAACCAATCGATCAGTATATTTTCCGCTCGTCAGAAATCTTTCTCACACATAATAACACGGTGCCTGCGGAAATTCCCGCAAAATTCAGGGATAGCGTTATCGATTCTCTCGATATGGTTTTGGCCGGCCGTCCCGCGCGGGCTGTTCTCTTGCAGGAAACGCAGCCCAAGTCCGCGGTTGTCTCCTCATCGGTATCAGGACCGCCGCATCAAGCCGACGAAGACGGCGTCTGGATGCGGCTCAGAGCTGTGCTCGCTTCGGACGATCCCGCCTGCCGGGCTCTCGTGTCTCCCGCCTCCCGGGCTCTGGGTTTGCTCAACTGGCATCATTCCACCCGTTTTTGTTCCAGATGCGGAACTCCGCTGTCTGCTCACCCATCCGAAATCGCTCTTCGCTGCGAGTCCTGTTCCTCCGTTTATTTCCCGCGCATATCGCCGGCGATAATCGTTCTGGTGCACAAGGGCAACGATGTACTTCTCGCGCGGCACGCGAACCGGAATCAGGACGTGTGGGCCTGCCTCGCCGGATTTCTGGAGCACGGAGAAACTCTGGAGGAATGCGTCGCTCGAGAAGTATACGAAGAAACCGGGGTGCGGATACGCAACGCTCGATACGCGGGAAGCCAGAGCTGGCCCTATCCGGATCAGCACATGGTCGCATTTCATGCGGAGTGGGATTCAGGAGAAATCCGGGTCGATCCCGCCGAGATAAGCGAAGCCCGCTGGTTTCCCTGGAACGATCTGCCGGCCCATCCTCAGCAGGGCACCGTCGCCTGGAATCTGATTCACGGTATTTTCCCCCAACAGTTCAAAAAATGA
- a CDS encoding TlpA family protein disulfide reductase, whose translation MKTRTRHIANSIALAFFALIPLASCGAAGKTEKPASPKESPVSGAQETNAATAKPAADSPLPAANPSEGGAEKKLSALGFHVFPEPPALPPFTVQALDGRELSSESLKGKATLLNFWATWCPPCKREMPSIQRLHDAMEGEDFQITAISVGEKKDTVTAFLKSNPYTFPIYLDESGQLGASFASQGIPTTYVLNKQGLVVAGIVGSRDYDDPELIAVLKELAK comes from the coding sequence ATGAAAACACGAACCAGACATATAGCGAATTCGATTGCATTGGCCTTTTTCGCCCTTATTCCCCTTGCGTCCTGCGGGGCCGCCGGCAAAACGGAAAAACCGGCAAGCCCGAAGGAAAGCCCTGTTTCAGGGGCGCAAGAGACCAACGCTGCAACGGCAAAGCCGGCTGCTGATAGTCCGCTTCCGGCCGCAAATCCTTCCGAAGGCGGAGCGGAAAAAAAGCTTTCCGCGCTCGGTTTCCATGTTTTCCCCGAGCCGCCGGCTCTTCCGCCCTTCACGGTTCAGGCCCTGGACGGCCGGGAACTTTCATCTGAAAGCCTCAAGGGAAAAGCGACGTTATTGAATTTCTGGGCGACCTGGTGTCCGCCCTGCAAGAGGGAAATGCCTTCGATTCAAAGACTGCACGACGCCATGGAGGGCGAGGATTTTCAGATAACCGCTATAAGCGTGGGCGAGAAGAAAGACACGGTAACGGCGTTTCTGAAAAGCAATCCCTATACATTCCCGATCTATCTCGACGAAAGCGGACAGCTGGGAGCTTCTTTCGCCTCCCAGGGAATACCGACAACCTATGTTTTGAACAAACAGGGGCTCGTTGTCGCAGGAATTGTCGGATCGCGCGATTACGACGATCCTGAGCTGATAGCCGTTCTCAAGGAGCTTGCGAAATGA
- the purM gene encoding phosphoribosylformylglycinamidine cyclo-ligase — MIDYRQSGVDVEEGYKAVDNYKTSAKRTMIPGVLNGLGSFAGMFQLPPGYKEPVIVSGTDGVGTKLDIAFAMKKYDTVGIDCVAMCVNDILCHGAKPLFFLDYLACGKLDAEVAGTLVKGVAEGCLQSNAALMGGETAEMPGFYDAGKYDIAGFAVGVAEKADIIDGSKIREGDVLVGLASSGVHSNGFSLVRKLVTDYYEPFGGKPIGETLLEPTRIYVKPILALLEQVDVHGMVHITGGGFYENIPRMYTHGGVHGEKNEARLVSILKSGSWPVPPIFAELVRRGANPDRMYNTYNMGIGYICAVSKEDAAKTIDFLNGQGFPAYEIGRVGTGSTDVLFE; from the coding sequence ATGATAGATTACCGCCAGTCCGGCGTCGACGTGGAAGAAGGATACAAGGCAGTCGACAACTATAAAACCAGCGCCAAGCGCACGATGATTCCGGGAGTATTGAACGGGCTCGGCAGCTTTGCCGGCATGTTCCAGCTTCCCCCGGGATACAAGGAGCCGGTCATCGTTTCCGGAACCGACGGCGTCGGCACGAAGCTGGACATCGCCTTCGCCATGAAAAAATACGACACGGTAGGAATCGACTGCGTCGCGATGTGCGTAAACGACATCCTCTGCCACGGCGCGAAGCCGCTGTTCTTCCTTGACTACCTCGCCTGCGGAAAACTCGACGCGGAAGTCGCGGGAACACTGGTCAAAGGCGTCGCCGAAGGCTGTCTGCAGTCGAACGCGGCCCTGATGGGCGGAGAAACCGCGGAAATGCCCGGCTTCTACGACGCGGGGAAATACGATATCGCCGGATTCGCTGTCGGAGTCGCCGAAAAAGCCGACATAATCGACGGATCGAAAATACGGGAAGGCGACGTTCTCGTCGGGCTCGCCTCCTCCGGCGTCCACTCCAACGGATTCTCCCTGGTAAGAAAACTGGTCACCGATTATTACGAGCCCTTCGGCGGAAAGCCGATCGGCGAAACGCTTCTCGAACCGACCCGCATCTACGTCAAACCGATACTCGCCCTCCTTGAACAGGTAGACGTTCACGGAATGGTGCATATCACCGGCGGCGGTTTTTACGAAAACATTCCGCGCATGTACACGCACGGAGGAGTGCACGGAGAAAAGAACGAAGCCCGCCTGGTGTCGATTCTAAAATCCGGCAGCTGGCCGGTTCCGCCGATTTTCGCCGAGCTTGTAAGAAGGGGCGCAAATCCCGACAGAATGTACAATACCTATAACATGGGCATCGGCTACATCTGCGCGGTCTCGAAGGAAGACGCGGCGAAGACGATCGATTTCCTGAACGGCCAGGGCTTCCCCGCCTACGAAATAGGACGGGTGGGAACCGGCTCGACAGACGTCCTCTTTGAATAA
- the purC gene encoding phosphoribosylaminoimidazolesuccinocarboxamide synthase: MNKNAQKLISGLVKGEQLYEGKAKKIFATNNPDLVIIDYKDDATAFNGEKKGQIESKGVLNNSIATGLFELLEKKGIKTHFVAKLSDREMLCRKVSIVPLEVITRNVAAGSFSKRLAVAEGTALKTTVFEISYKDDALGDPLINDYHAVAIGAATWKELKTIYKMTDKINQILSAFFWDRGIKLIDFKLEFGKTADGAILLADEISPDTCRFWDAKTNEKLDKDRFRRDLGNVQEAYVEIFNRISK; the protein is encoded by the coding sequence ATGAACAAGAACGCGCAGAAACTGATTTCGGGGCTCGTGAAGGGCGAACAGCTGTACGAAGGCAAGGCGAAAAAAATCTTTGCAACGAACAATCCGGACCTCGTCATAATTGATTACAAGGACGACGCGACCGCCTTCAACGGAGAGAAAAAAGGACAGATCGAGTCGAAGGGAGTGCTGAACAACAGCATCGCGACCGGCCTTTTCGAGCTCCTCGAGAAAAAAGGCATCAAAACCCATTTCGTCGCAAAGCTTTCCGACCGCGAAATGCTCTGCCGCAAAGTATCGATCGTTCCCCTGGAAGTGATCACCCGCAACGTCGCCGCCGGCAGCTTTTCCAAACGCCTGGCAGTCGCCGAGGGAACAGCGCTCAAAACAACGGTATTCGAGATTTCCTATAAGGACGACGCTCTGGGCGACCCGCTCATCAACGACTACCACGCGGTAGCTATCGGCGCCGCGACCTGGAAAGAGCTTAAAACCATCTATAAGATGACGGACAAGATCAACCAAATCCTTTCGGCTTTTTTCTGGGACCGCGGAATCAAGCTCATCGACTTCAAGCTCGAATTCGGCAAAACCGCAGACGGCGCAATTCTGCTCGCGGATGAAATTTCGCCGGACACCTGCCGTTTCTGGGATGCCAAAACCAATGAAAAACTCGACAAGGACAGATTCCGCAGAGATCTCGGAAACGTCCAGGAAGCGTACGTAGAAATTTTCAATAGAATATCCAAATGA
- the purF gene encoding amidophosphoribosyltransferase yields MNQSGATMETIYAEEEEGKLKDHCGVIGVYLSNHDQNASRMAYYGLQSLQHRGQESTGLAVADGEKVEHFRAMGLVADVYSREKLAELSGHIAIGHVLYSTSGKATIENAQPFVSKAKLGTIAVAHNGSLVNTEPMKEFLEETGSTFTSSSDSEVIIKLIAKNYKKGLEKALTDTIQLIKGSFALCVMTEKTLIGARDPNGIRPLCLGQLQNGWVLASESCAIDAMGGELVRDIAPGEIVIINDDGVLSFNFGEKTSKKTCIFEYVYFARPDSIMDGIGVQEARIKMGEVLARESGVAADVVIGVPDSGIGSAMGFSKASGIPFAMGIVKNKYIGRTFIAPSQEEREAMVFVKLNALKSDLFGKRVVIIDDSIVRGTTSRRLIQILRKAGAKEVHFRISSPPVKFPCYFGIDTPARAELISATHEIEEIRQAIGADSLAFISMEGMIEALQSCEYEDDKESVRTNTKAATHRDGFSPNGASNCGYCQGCFLGEYPMPMIGEIGKR; encoded by the coding sequence ATGAACCAATCCGGAGCGACCATGGAAACGATTTACGCTGAGGAAGAAGAAGGAAAGTTGAAGGATCACTGCGGCGTCATCGGAGTGTATCTTTCAAACCATGATCAAAACGCGTCGCGAATGGCGTACTACGGACTCCAGTCCCTGCAGCACCGGGGGCAGGAAAGCACCGGCCTCGCGGTGGCGGACGGCGAGAAAGTGGAGCACTTCCGCGCGATGGGACTTGTCGCGGACGTCTACAGCCGGGAGAAGCTTGCGGAATTATCGGGGCACATAGCCATCGGCCATGTACTGTATTCCACCTCCGGCAAGGCGACCATCGAAAACGCCCAGCCCTTCGTCTCGAAAGCCAAACTCGGAACCATCGCGGTCGCTCACAACGGAAGCCTCGTTAACACGGAGCCCATGAAGGAATTCCTTGAGGAGACTGGGTCGACCTTCACATCCTCGAGCGATTCTGAAGTGATCATCAAGCTTATCGCGAAGAACTATAAAAAAGGTCTTGAAAAAGCCCTCACCGATACGATCCAGCTGATAAAAGGGTCCTTCGCCCTCTGCGTGATGACGGAAAAAACCCTGATCGGAGCCCGCGATCCCAACGGCATCAGGCCGCTCTGCCTGGGCCAGCTCCAGAACGGCTGGGTGCTCGCGAGCGAATCCTGCGCGATTGACGCGATGGGCGGAGAGCTCGTCCGGGACATCGCGCCGGGAGAAATCGTCATCATCAACGACGACGGAGTTCTGTCCTTCAACTTCGGAGAGAAAACCTCGAAAAAAACGTGCATCTTCGAGTACGTCTATTTTGCCCGCCCCGATTCCATCATGGACGGAATCGGAGTGCAGGAAGCCCGCATAAAGATGGGGGAAGTCCTGGCCCGCGAATCGGGCGTCGCAGCGGACGTGGTCATCGGCGTGCCTGATTCCGGAATCGGTTCGGCGATGGGTTTTTCGAAGGCTTCGGGAATTCCCTTCGCGATGGGAATTGTTAAAAACAAATATATCGGAAGAACCTTCATCGCGCCTTCGCAGGAAGAGCGGGAAGCCATGGTGTTCGTCAAGCTGAACGCGCTGAAAAGCGATCTGTTCGGAAAACGCGTGGTCATCATCGACGATTCGATCGTGCGGGGAACCACCAGCAGAAGGCTCATACAGATTCTGCGGAAGGCGGGAGCGAAGGAAGTGCATTTCCGCATATCGAGCCCTCCGGTCAAATTTCCCTGCTATTTCGGAATCGACACGCCCGCCCGCGCGGAGCTTATCTCCGCGACCCATGAAATAGAAGAAATCCGCCAGGCGATCGGCGCGGATTCCCTCGCGTTCATTTCCATGGAAGGCATGATCGAAGCGCTCCAGTCCTGCGAATACGAGGACGACAAGGAAAGCGTCAGGACGAACACGAAGGCCGCAACGCACCGGGACGGATTTTCGCCGAACGGAGCAAGCAACTGCGGCTATTGCCAGGGATGCTTTCTCGGAGAATATCCGATGCCGATGATCGGCGAAATCGGAAAGCGCTAA
- the purN gene encoding phosphoribosylglycinamide formyltransferase, producing the protein MKIAVLVSGGGTNLQALIDNTGKTSPEEAYEIAYVGADRDCFALERARKERIPCGIESAPAGTPRAEARRFVSDRMLDKAKEAGADAIVLAGFLTILSGNIVDEYSERILNLHPALLPKFGGPGMWGHHVHEAVLAAGELESGCTVHLVDSGCDTGPILLQKKVPVLPGDTAETLAKRIASHEHEAILEGVKLLAKRVNTEKARAR; encoded by the coding sequence ATGAAAATAGCAGTACTCGTTTCAGGCGGAGGCACGAACCTTCAGGCGCTGATCGACAATACCGGAAAAACATCCCCTGAAGAAGCCTACGAGATCGCATACGTCGGGGCGGACCGCGACTGCTTCGCGCTCGAACGGGCGCGAAAAGAGAGAATCCCCTGCGGAATCGAGTCCGCTCCGGCCGGAACGCCGAGGGCGGAGGCGCGCCGATTCGTATCGGACCGGATGCTGGATAAAGCGAAAGAAGCCGGGGCAGACGCGATCGTCCTCGCGGGATTTTTGACGATACTCTCCGGAAACATTGTCGACGAGTACTCCGAACGCATACTGAACCTCCACCCCGCCCTGCTGCCAAAGTTCGGCGGCCCGGGCATGTGGGGGCATCATGTCCATGAAGCGGTTCTCGCCGCGGGAGAACTTGAATCCGGATGCACCGTGCATCTGGTGGATTCCGGCTGCGATACCGGGCCCATCCTGCTTCAGAAAAAAGTGCCGGTTCTGCCCGGCGACACCGCGGAGACCCTGGCGAAAAGAATAGCGTCTCACGAACACGAAGCTATTCTCGAAGGCGTCAAGCTGCTCGCGAAACGAGTGAACACGGAGAAGGCCCGCGCGCGCTGA